One window of the Cryptomeria japonica chromosome 7, Sugi_1.0, whole genome shotgun sequence genome contains the following:
- the LOC131056379 gene encoding sm-like protein LSM8 isoform X1 → MSIAGLDSMMDQAISVITNDGRNIVGILRGFDQATNLILDESHERVYSTTAGVEQLVLGLYIIRGDNISVVGELDEELDSNLDLSKLRAHPLKPVAH, encoded by the exons ATGTCAATCGCAGGATTGGATTCCATGATGGACC AGGCCATCTCTGTCATTACGAACGATGGACGTAACATAGTG GGTATTTTGAGGGGCTTTGATCAGGCCACAAATCTTATTCTTGATGAATCCCATGAACGAGTTTACTCCACTACA GCAGGGGTAGAGCAACTTGTCTTGGGATTGTATATCATCCGAGGAGATAATAT TAGCGTTGTTGGAGAGTTAGATGAAGAGCTCGATTCAAACCTCGACTTATCCAAACTCAGAGCACATCCACTAAAGCCTGTTGCTCACTAA
- the LOC131056379 gene encoding sm-like protein LSM8 isoform X2, whose translation MSIAGLDSMMDQAISVITNDGRNIVGILRGFDQATNLILDESHERVYSTTAGVEQLVLGLYIIRGDNIVVGELDEELDSNLDLSKLRAHPLKPVAH comes from the exons ATGTCAATCGCAGGATTGGATTCCATGATGGACC AGGCCATCTCTGTCATTACGAACGATGGACGTAACATAGTG GGTATTTTGAGGGGCTTTGATCAGGCCACAAATCTTATTCTTGATGAATCCCATGAACGAGTTTACTCCACTACA GCAGGGGTAGAGCAACTTGTCTTGGGATTGTATATCATCCGAGGAGATAATAT CGTTGTTGGAGAGTTAGATGAAGAGCTCGATTCAAACCTCGACTTATCCAAACTCAGAGCACATCCACTAAAGCCTGTTGCTCACTAA